The following are encoded together in the Planococcus antarcticus DSM 14505 genome:
- a CDS encoding enoyl-CoA hydratase-related protein, translating into MDTIHYEQRNNLAFITLNRPEAMNAFNYDMLFELGQVVEAIRINPDIRVVIFTGAGEKAFSVGADLKERKNLTEQHVKRNIFKIGEIFSTIESLPQPTIAMMNGFAFGGGMELALACDFRIVADDTLLGLTETSLGIIPGAGGTQRLPRLIGESKALELILTARRLKSVEALEYGLVTRIAEREQLAEVTGAFADAILTNGPIALQQAKFAVKNGMNTDLQTGLQIERKAYEITIPTEDRLEALAAFGEKRKPVFKGR; encoded by the coding sequence ATGGACACAATTCATTATGAACAGCGAAACAATTTAGCTTTTATTACATTAAATCGGCCAGAAGCAATGAATGCTTTCAATTATGATATGCTCTTCGAATTAGGGCAGGTCGTGGAAGCGATTCGCATTAACCCGGACATTCGCGTCGTGATATTTACAGGTGCTGGCGAAAAGGCATTCAGTGTCGGTGCAGATTTGAAAGAACGTAAAAATCTGACGGAACAGCACGTCAAACGCAACATCTTCAAGATCGGTGAAATATTCTCCACGATTGAAAGTTTGCCGCAGCCGACCATTGCCATGATGAACGGCTTTGCATTCGGCGGCGGCATGGAACTGGCACTGGCGTGTGATTTCCGAATTGTTGCAGATGACACCCTGCTTGGGCTGACTGAAACCAGCCTAGGCATTATTCCAGGTGCTGGCGGCACACAGCGTTTGCCGCGCTTGATCGGTGAGTCCAAAGCATTAGAATTGATTTTGACTGCCCGCCGCCTGAAATCAGTTGAAGCGCTGGAGTACGGCCTAGTAACACGTATTGCAGAGCGTGAACAGCTTGCAGAAGTAACCGGCGCTTTTGCCGATGCGATTCTTACCAATGGGCCAATCGCTCTTCAACAAGCAAAATTTGCCGTTAAGAATGGCATGAACACTGATTTACAGACGGGTCTCCAAATCGAGCGCAAAGCCTACGAAATCACCATTCCAACAGAAGACCGCCTAGA